One genomic window of Pseudoxanthomonas sp. includes the following:
- a CDS encoding LacI family DNA-binding transcriptional regulator: MPPRLPPGRPATASDVAELAEVSQSAVSRTFTPGASVSEITRARVLAAAAKLNYTPNHLARSLSTQRSQIVGVALTYLDNQFYPQVLQRLSDELGKAGYRVLLFITHGRSEADPALEELLRYRVDALILASTSLSSRLAAECARVGVPVVMFNTVDADSTTPGVSGSNVLGGRTIASYLATGGHQRFAFLAGASESSTTRERERGFVERLAELGHPRPRREEGYYTFDGALAATRRLLKPAQRPDAIFCANDHMAMAALQVARIEFGLEPGRDVSIVGFDDVDIARWPGFSLTTYSQPAASMVTETIRILRQLLAGKPPAQQRTQVPGRLIVRGSARQPATGVRQDEDGIAFWEDVSATA; the protein is encoded by the coding sequence ATGCCACCCAGACTCCCGCCGGGCCGGCCGGCCACCGCCTCGGATGTGGCCGAACTGGCCGAGGTGTCGCAATCGGCGGTGTCGCGCACCTTCACCCCCGGTGCGAGCGTGTCCGAGATCACCCGCGCGCGCGTGCTGGCAGCAGCCGCCAAGCTCAACTACACACCCAACCACCTGGCCCGCTCGCTGAGCACGCAGCGCTCGCAGATCGTCGGGGTGGCGCTGACCTACCTGGACAATCAGTTCTACCCGCAGGTGCTGCAGCGGCTGTCCGACGAACTGGGCAAGGCCGGCTACCGCGTGCTGCTATTCATCACCCATGGCCGCAGCGAGGCCGACCCTGCGCTGGAAGAGTTGCTGCGCTACCGGGTGGACGCCTTGATCCTGGCCTCCACCAGCCTGTCCTCACGGCTGGCCGCCGAATGCGCGCGGGTGGGCGTGCCGGTGGTGATGTTCAACACCGTCGATGCCGACAGCACCACGCCCGGGGTCAGTGGCAGCAACGTGCTCGGTGGCCGCACCATCGCCAGCTATCTGGCCACCGGCGGCCACCAGCGCTTCGCGTTCCTCGCAGGCGCCAGTGAATCCTCGACCACCCGCGAGCGCGAGCGCGGCTTCGTCGAGCGCCTGGCCGAGCTGGGCCATCCCCGGCCGCGGCGCGAGGAGGGTTACTACACCTTCGACGGCGCTCTGGCCGCCACGCGCCGGCTGCTCAAGCCCGCCCAGCGCCCGGATGCGATCTTCTGCGCCAACGACCACATGGCGATGGCGGCATTGCAGGTGGCGCGGATCGAATTCGGGCTGGAACCGGGCCGCGACGTGTCCATCGTCGGCTTCGACGACGTGGACATCGCTCGCTGGCCCGGGTTCTCGCTGACCACCTATTCGCAACCGGCGGCGTCGATGGTCACCGAGACCATCCGCATCCTGCGCCAGCTGTTGGCGGGCAAGCCGCCCGCACAGCAGCGTACCCAGGTTCCCGGAAGGCTGATCGTGCGCGGCTCGGCCAGGCAGCCGGCCACCGGCGTACGCCAGGACGAAGACGGCATCGCGTTCTGGGAAGACGTCTCGGCAACGGCATAA